Part of the Pseudomonas baltica genome is shown below.
GAGGCCGAAGTGCCTTACGACCAGGTGTTCGAGATGGACGACATCAACACCGAGTTCGGCCAGGCCGACGTGGTGCTGGTACTGGGCGCCAACGACGTGGTCAACCCGGCCGCGAAGAACGATCCCAAGTCGCCGATCGCCGGCATGCCGATCCTGGAAGCCTTCAAGGCCAAGACCATCATCGTCAACAAGCGCTCGATGGCCAGCGGCTATGCCGGCCTGGACAACGAACTGTTCTACCTGGACAAGACCATGATGGTGTTCGGTGACGCTAAAAAGGTCATCGAGGATATGGTCAAGGCTGTCGAATAGTAGCGTCGCTGTTCTTCCTGCAGGATTAGGCTTGCCCGCGAAAAAGTTGATGCAGTGCACCTGCTGACGCTTTCGCGAGCAAGCTTTGCTCCTACAGGGACACGACTCCGACACAGATAAAACCCGGCTTCTATGGCCGGGTTCTTACATCCCCGGCAACGGTGTTTTACCGCAAACCCCTGCAATAGAGCCCCCACCTTCGACCATGGTCGCGGCGCCACACAGTGCGGCTTTCAATAGACTGCGCTCTTTGCCCCGTGAACCCGAGATAATAATCATGCACCGTGATCGTATCCGCCTGGACTCCTTGCACAGCAAGGTGATGACTGCGGCACAAGCTGCTGCTCTTATAGAAGATGGCATGACCGTCGGCATGAGCGGCTTCACCCGCGCCGGTGAAGCCAAGGCCGTGCCTACCGCGCTGGCCGAGCGCGCCCGCGTGACACCGCTGAAGATCAGCCTGATGACCGGCGCCAGCCTGGGCAACGACCTCGACAAGCAGCTCACCGAGGCCAGCGTATTGGCCCGGCGCATGCCGTTCCAGGTCGACAGCACCTTGCGCAAGGCCATCAACGACGGCACCGTGATGTTTATCGACCAGCACCTGTCGGACACCGTCGAGCAGTTGCGCAATCGGCAGATCAAGGCCGTCGACCTGGCAGTGATCGAATGCGTCGCCATCACTGAAGAGGGCCATCTGGTGCTCAGCACCTCAGTGGGCAACTCCGCCAGTTTCGCCATCCTCGCCAAGCAGGTGATCATCGAGATCAACCTGTCGCAGCCGCTGGAGCTCGAAGGCCTGCACGACATCTATATCCCCAGCTATCGCCCGACGCGCCTGCCCATCCCGGTGCTCAACGCTGACACGCGCATCGGCAACATCGCCGTACAGATCGACCCGGCGAAAATCGTCGGCATCGTCATCAGCAACCAGCCTGACTCCCCGTCCACGGTGCTACCACCGGACGACGAGACCAAGGCCATCGCCAGCCACCTGGTGGAATTCTTCAAGAACGAAGTCCGTGAAAACCGCCTGACCAACAGCCTGATGCCGTTGCAGGCCGGGATCGGCACCATCGCCAACGCGGTGATGCACGGCCTGATCGACTCGCCGTTCACCGACATGACCATGTATTCCGAAGTGCTGCAGGACTCCACCTTCGATCTGTTCGACGCGGGCAAGCTGGCCTTCGCCTCAGGCAGCTCCATGACCCTGTCGGCACGCAAGCACGAAGAAGTGTTCGCCGACTTCAACCGGTACAAGTCACGCCTGGTGCTGCGCCCGCAGGAGATCTCCAACCATCCGGAGGTGATCCGCCGCCTGGGGATCATTGGTATCAACACGGCGCTGGAGTTCGATCTGTACGGCAACGTCAACTCCACCCATGTGTGCGGTACGCGGATGATGAACGGCATCGGCGGTTCGGGGGATTTTGCGCGCAATGCGCACCTGGCGATCTTCGTCACCAAGTCGATCGCCAAGGGCGGCGCCATCTCCAGTGTGGTGCCCATGGTCAGCCACGTCGACCACACCGAGCACGACGTCGATATCCTCGTCACCGAGCAGGGTCTGGCCGATCTGCGTGGCTTGGCGCCACGGGAACGCGCACGTGTGATCATCGACAACTGTGTGCACCCGGACTTCCGCCAGCCGCTCAACGATTACTTCAGCAAGGCCTGCGAGGTGGGCGGCCATACCCCGCATATCCTGCGTGATGCACTCGCCTGGCACATCAATCTGGAGGAGACCGGGCAGATGCTGGCAAGCTGATCGAACAGTTGGCGGACTGATTGTGCCCATCTGTATCAGTCCGCCGGTTTCGGACCTGCCAATATTCAAAAACTGTACTACTGTGCCTATGTTTTATCCCTGTTTGTCGATAAAAAAACAGTCAAATTCACTTGCATGGCACTTTTTCAGTGCAGACCAATACAGTTGCTTCATTTTCGATCAAAACAGTCTCGTTAAACAGTTAACTGAGCTCTCACAATACAGTTGAACTGTGCCTTGGGAGAAAGCCTGCGCAGGAGGATCATTACTCCCAGACAAACCACTGACTGATCCCGCCACAAGCGGAAGGATGTACACCATGGAACGCACCGTAAGTTCCGACCTGCTCTTCAAATCCAGCACTGCAAACGCTTCGACTTCTGCACCGTTGCGCGTACTCGCCAACCTCATGCTGTGGCAACGCCGTATCGCCAGCCGCCATCAATTGGCCCGTCTGGATGCCCGCCTGCTGGCCGATGCCGGTATCAGCGAAGCACAACGTTCCGAAGAGCTGAGCAAGCCTTTCTGGCGTTAAGCAACACCCGCTGGCCCAGGACTGCGCGTCCCTACCCAGCACCCCAAATTCCGAAAAACCGCCGCAGGCAACTGCAGGCGGTTTTTTTTCGCCTGCTGAAAAAAAGCGTTTCGCATGAAAGCCCTGCGGTCCGGACTGCTGACTTGCTAACGACAAGTACAGTTTTAATTATCCAAAAATACTACAAGTACAATTATGTGCTTCAATAGCTGTGCCACCGCAGCTCACTTCCAATGGATTGGCCGAACAGGCCAAGCGTTTCCAGTACGATTAGAGGCGTCACAGCAGTCTGTACTGGTATTGCCATGCCGCAACGGCTCTAATAGGACTGTGCCAGAGCTGCCCAGCAGTTCGCTCTCATATCGCCATCATCCAGGAGAACCACCATGTTCCGTTCCCGACTGCTCGGCGCTGCCCTGCTGCTGGCCCTGCCCCTGGCGGCCAGCGCGTCCAGCTTTGTCGTTACCACCGACTCCATCGTGCGCGGCCTCAAAGCGTCGTCCGATACCACCACGGACCTGTCTTCTTCGTTGCGCGACAAGAAGATCGTCCGCGAAGCCCGCGAAGACGCCGCCAGCTTTGTCGCCTCCCAAGGTGATATCCGTGGTGTGCGCCTGGAAAGCGCCCTGGCGTATATCCGTACTGAACAGCCACAGTTGCGAGCCACCGATGCGCAATTGGCGCAGGCTATTCTGGCGATCTGATTGCTTCGCTGGTGGACTTCGGTTGATTCGACCGACGTCCCCAGATGAATGTTTTGCCATATACCGCCAGGCACTGGCCCTCAAACACCGCCTTACGCTAGCCTGTATCGACTTCCACTACATACCGAGACTCATGCGTTATCTGCTCCCGCTGTGCCTGCTCTGTGCCTGGACCTCCTCGGCCATGGCCTTCGACACCACGACCCAGGGTGTGGTCATGACCGGCTATGTCACCAGCCAGGTCACCACGGCGCCCTTCGATCGCAAGATCGTCCTGCATGCCCGCGACGATGCGGCCGCATTTGTCGCCACCAATGGCGCGATGCGCGGAGTACAATTGGAGTCGGCCCTGGACTACCTGCGCACACGAAGTGCAAAACTTCATGCGAGTGATCTTGAACTGGCGCAGGCAATTCTCGTCCAATAGCCACTTTCTTAAATCTGTATCCGGAGCACCTCAATGCGTAACTCGCTGATCGCCGTCACTCTTGGCCTGCTGTGCGTGGCCGACATGGCCCAAGCGCACACTCTCGTCGCCACCAGCAACATCATCGTCAATGCTTCGCGGCGCAGTGTTAACTTCACCTCCGATACCACCACCTCGATCCGCGACTCGAAAATCGTCCGCGAAGCCAAGGACGATGCCGCCAGCTACGTGGGCAGCAATGGTGACATCCGTGGCGCCCAGCTCGAAGCCGCCTTTGTGGCCGTGCGCAACGCCGTGCCCGAAGCCCGCAACGCCAGCGACCAGGACCTCGCAGAAGCCATCCTCGCGCTGTGAGGCGCCTATGGGCCTGGCTGACGGCCTGCACCCTCTTGCTGTCGTGTCATACCGCCGTTGCCGCCCTGCAGCTTGATCTTCAGACTCAGGGCCTGACACCGGCACAAGTGCAGGCCACCCAGACCCTGCTCGACGATGCCATGCATGCGCTGCCGCCGAGCTTTATCGAACGCCTGGATCGACGCATCACGGTCGGCTGGACCGACCACATGCCTGACGACGCCTACGGACAGGCCTCGCCAGTGTCCAGCCTCGACCTCAATATTCGCCAGCTGGCCAGCCTCACCGACGGCACTGCCGCCACCGAGCAGACCGGCCGCCCCCACGGCACCGTGCGCGCAGAACTGCTGGCCACGGTATTGCACGAACTCACCCATATCTACGATCGCGCTCGCCTGTGGGCACCGGATCAGCGCCTGTTGCTCAGCCGCTGTGCGCGGCGCAACGCCAGCCTCGGCGATGTCGGCCTGCCCAGCGAGTGCCGTGGAGAAACGGCCCGGCGCTTCACGCTGAGCGACGATCCACGTCTGCTCGACCTGGCGGGCTGGCCGCAATATGTAGGCCGTCGCGGCGAACGGGAAATCCAGAATCACCAGGTCGCCCGCAGCCCGGACCTGTACGAAGCCAGCAGCCCGAAGGAATTCATCGCGGTCAACATGGAGTATTTCCTCCTCGACCCGAGTTACGCCTGCCGCCGCCCGGCGCTGTTCGAGTACCTGCGCGATCATTTCGGCTGGGCACCTGCCCATCAGGACGCCTGCGAGAAGAGCCTGCCGTACCTCAACGCCGGCAGCGACTTCGCCAAGGAGCCACTGGGCCACATTGATCCGGAGCGCGTCTACGAGGTCGACTACCTGCTGGCCGAAGCCAATCAGAACTGGGTCAGCCGCTGGGGCCACAGCATGTTGCGCCTGGTGATCTGCGCCCCAGGACGGCCGCGCGGCCCGGACTGCCGCCTCGACCTGGACCAAAGCCTGGTGCTGTCCTATCGGGCATTCGTCAATGACGTGCAGCTGTCCACCTGGGGCGGGCTGATGGGTCAGTACCCGTCGCGGCTGTTCGTGCTGCCGTTGTCCCAAGTGATCGACGAATACACCAAGACCGAACTGCGCAGCCTGGCCTCGGTGCCGCTCAAATTGACCCGCAGCGAAATCGAATCGCTGGTGCGCCACGCGGCGGAGATGCACTGGAGCTACGACGGCAACTACTATTTCGTCTCCAACAATTGCGCGGTAGAGAACCTCAAGCTGCTGCGCAGCGGTACCGGCAACCCCAAGCTCGGCGACCTCGACAGTATCGTCCCCAACGGCTTGCTGCAGGTGCTCGAAGGCCGCGGCATGGCCGATGGCAGCGTGCTCGACGACCCCAAGGAGGCGCTGCGCCGCGGCTACCGCTTCGACTCCTACCGCGATCGCTACGCTGCCATGTTCAAGGTCCTCAAACAGCATCTCGACATCCCCCAGACCACAGTCGAAAGCTGGCTCGAGCAATCTGCCGCAGACCGCCGCGCCTGGTTCGCCAAGGCCGACCTGCGCACCAGCGCGGCCTTGCTGCTGCTCGAGCAGGCCAGCTACCGCCGCCAATTGCTGTTGGCTCAGGATGAGGTCAAGCAGAAGTACCTCGGCGCCCGCGAGCTCAAGAACGGCGGCATGGACAACGCCAACAAGACCCTGCAGCAGATCCTCGCCAACAGCGGATTCCTCAGCCGCCCGGCGGAGTTGCTGGGCGCCGACGGCTACGGCTTGCCGCAAGGGCCGGAGATGCAACGCCTGCAGTCCGAGAGCAAGCAACGCCAGGCGCAGCTGTTGAGCCTGAGCGTCGATCTCGACAAGGAAGTGCGCAAGCTGCTGACCCCCGAGCGCCAGGCCGAGATCACTGCCAACGAGGACAACCTCAAACAGATCGGCGAGCATCTGCGGGCGCTGCATAAAGCGGCTGGCGGGTTGGAGTTGTAGCGGCGTTTGCAGATCCGACCCCTTTCGCGCGCAAGCCTTGAATTCTCGCCCTCGAAAGCTGCCTGAAAGCTTCACCCCTTATCATCACCTCAACCCCGGCAACAGACCGGCTGGTTCGCACGCCCGCGTGCAGCCCTATGACAACAACAATTGGTGATCCTGTATGACGTGCACTCCCGCCTTCGCTGCGCCTCCGATACTCCCAGCCTCCGCCGCCCAGTACTGACCCCATCCCGGTTCGTCCTTCCCTAGCCGCGCTACGCCTGGAGTATCCCTATGCTGACTTTCCTTGGCTTTGCCATGGTCATCGCCTTCATGTTCCTGATCATGACCAAGCGCCTGTCCGCGCTGATCGCCTTGATCATCGTCCCGATCCTGTTCGCGCTGTTCGGTGGCTTCGGGCCGAAAATCGGCCCGATGATGCTCGAAGGCATCACCAAACTGGCGCCCACCGGCGTCATGCTGATGTTCGCCATTCTCTACTTCGCCCTGATGATCGACTCCGGGCTCTTCGACCCGGCGGTGCGCAAGATCCTCAAGCTGGTCAAGGGCGATCCGCTGAAAGTCTCGGTCGGCACCGCCGTGCTGGCGCTGGTGGTATCGCTGGATGGAGACGGCGCGACTACCTACATGATCTGCGTCGCCGCCCTGTTGCCGCTGTACAGCCGCATAGGCATGAGCCCACGGATCATGGCCGGGCTGATCATCCTCGCGGGCGGGATCATGAACATGACCCCTTGGGGTGGCCCGACCGCCCGTGCGGCCAGCGCGCTGCACGTCGACCCTTCAGACATCTTCGTGCCGATGATTCCGGCCATGGCCTGCGGCGTCATCGCCTTGCTGGCCATCGCATACTTTTACGGCAAGCGTGAACGCGCGCGCCTGGGCGAACTGCACCTGCCTGGCGAAGAAGTCGACCACAGCGAAATCAGTGTGTCGCAGTTCCCCGATGCACGTCGGCCCAAGCTGATCTGGTTCAACGGCCTGCTCACCCTGGTGCTCATGGTTGCGCTGATCAAAGGCCTGCTCCCGCTGCCGGTGCTGTTCATGATCGCCTTCAGCATCGCCATGATCGTCAACTACCCGAACCTGGATCATCAGAAAGAGCGCATCGCCGCCCATGCCGGTAGCGTGCTGGCGGTGGTCGGGCTGATTTTTGCGGCGGGTATCTTCACCGGCATCCTTTCGGGCACAGGCATGGTCGACGCCATGTCGAAAAGCCTGTTGGCAGTGATTCCGGATGCGCTGGGGCCTTACCTGGCGGTGATTACTGCGCTGGTGAGCATGCCGTTCACCTTCTTCATGTCCAACGACGCCTTCTACTACGGCGTGCTGCCGGTACTCGCCGAGGCTGCCGCGCATTACGGCATCAGCCCGGTGGAGATGGCGCGCGCCTCGATCGTCGGCCAACCGGTACATCTGCTCAGCCCACTTGTGCCCTCGACCTACCTGCTGGTGGCATTGGCGGGCATCGAATTCGGCGATCATCAGCGCTTCACCCTCAAATGGGCGGTGCTGGTGTGCCTGGTGATTTTGCTTGGCGCGCTGGTGATGGGCGTGTTCCCGGTCGTCGGCAGTCTATAACTATCATTTACCCAGTGCTGCAACGGACACTGCGCGCGGTGCCCGTTTCAGCCCGTCGGGGGCAAGCCCCCTCACTACAAAGGAAACGACATGGAATGGCTGACCAACCCGGAAATCTGGGTTGCCTTCTTTACCCTGACCGCCCTCGAGATCGTCCTCGGGATCGACAACATCATCATGATCTCGATCCTGGTCAGCCGCATGCCCAAGCACATGCAAAAGCGCACGCGCCTGTTCGGGCTGGCGCTGGCCATGGTGACGCGGATCCTTTTGCTGCTGTCGATCACCTGGGTCATGCGCCTGACCGCCGACCTGTTCGTGGTGTTCGGGCAGGGGATATCCGGACGTGACCTGATCCTGTTCTTCGGTGGCCTGTTCCTGATCTGGAAGAGCTCCCAAGAGATCTACCAAGGCATGGAAGGCGAAGAGGAGGGCGACGGCACGCCAGGCGGCAAGGGCGGCAACTTCCTCTATACCATCGTGCAGATCGCGATCATCGACATCGTCTTCTCCCTCGACTCAGTGATCACTGCAGTCGGCATGGTGTCCCATGTGCCGGTGATGATCGCCGCCATCGTGGTCGCGGTATTGGTGATGATGC
Proteins encoded:
- a CDS encoding CitMHS family transporter, coding for MLTFLGFAMVIAFMFLIMTKRLSALIALIIVPILFALFGGFGPKIGPMMLEGITKLAPTGVMLMFAILYFALMIDSGLFDPAVRKILKLVKGDPLKVSVGTAVLALVVSLDGDGATTYMICVAALLPLYSRIGMSPRIMAGLIILAGGIMNMTPWGGPTARAASALHVDPSDIFVPMIPAMACGVIALLAIAYFYGKRERARLGELHLPGEEVDHSEISVSQFPDARRPKLIWFNGLLTLVLMVALIKGLLPLPVLFMIAFSIAMIVNYPNLDHQKERIAAHAGSVLAVVGLIFAAGIFTGILSGTGMVDAMSKSLLAVIPDALGPYLAVITALVSMPFTFFMSNDAFYYGVLPVLAEAAAHYGISPVEMARASIVGQPVHLLSPLVPSTYLLVALAGIEFGDHQRFTLKWAVLVCLVILLGALVMGVFPVVGSL
- a CDS encoding acetyl-CoA hydrolase/transferase family protein; amino-acid sequence: MHRDRIRLDSLHSKVMTAAQAAALIEDGMTVGMSGFTRAGEAKAVPTALAERARVTPLKISLMTGASLGNDLDKQLTEASVLARRMPFQVDSTLRKAINDGTVMFIDQHLSDTVEQLRNRQIKAVDLAVIECVAITEEGHLVLSTSVGNSASFAILAKQVIIEINLSQPLELEGLHDIYIPSYRPTRLPIPVLNADTRIGNIAVQIDPAKIVGIVISNQPDSPSTVLPPDDETKAIASHLVEFFKNEVRENRLTNSLMPLQAGIGTIANAVMHGLIDSPFTDMTMYSEVLQDSTFDLFDAGKLAFASGSSMTLSARKHEEVFADFNRYKSRLVLRPQEISNHPEVIRRLGIIGINTALEFDLYGNVNSTHVCGTRMMNGIGGSGDFARNAHLAIFVTKSIAKGGAISSVVPMVSHVDHTEHDVDILVTEQGLADLRGLAPRERARVIIDNCVHPDFRQPLNDYFSKACEVGGHTPHILRDALAWHINLEETGQMLAS
- a CDS encoding DUF2388 domain-containing protein, yielding MRYLLPLCLLCAWTSSAMAFDTTTQGVVMTGYVTSQVTTAPFDRKIVLHARDDAAAFVATNGAMRGVQLESALDYLRTRSAKLHASDLELAQAILVQ
- a CDS encoding DUF2388 domain-containing protein, with the translated sequence MFRSRLLGAALLLALPLAASASSFVVTTDSIVRGLKASSDTTTDLSSSLRDKKIVREAREDAASFVASQGDIRGVRLESALAYIRTEQPQLRATDAQLAQAILAI
- a CDS encoding DUF1127 domain-containing protein, giving the protein MERTVSSDLLFKSSTANASTSAPLRVLANLMLWQRRIASRHQLARLDARLLADAGISEAQRSEELSKPFWR
- a CDS encoding DUF2388 domain-containing protein, with amino-acid sequence MRNSLIAVTLGLLCVADMAQAHTLVATSNIIVNASRRSVNFTSDTTTSIRDSKIVREAKDDAASYVGSNGDIRGAQLEAAFVAVRNAVPEARNASDQDLAEAILAL
- a CDS encoding DUF4105 domain-containing protein, with the translated sequence MRRLWAWLTACTLLLSCHTAVAALQLDLQTQGLTPAQVQATQTLLDDAMHALPPSFIERLDRRITVGWTDHMPDDAYGQASPVSSLDLNIRQLASLTDGTAATEQTGRPHGTVRAELLATVLHELTHIYDRARLWAPDQRLLLSRCARRNASLGDVGLPSECRGETARRFTLSDDPRLLDLAGWPQYVGRRGEREIQNHQVARSPDLYEASSPKEFIAVNMEYFLLDPSYACRRPALFEYLRDHFGWAPAHQDACEKSLPYLNAGSDFAKEPLGHIDPERVYEVDYLLAEANQNWVSRWGHSMLRLVICAPGRPRGPDCRLDLDQSLVLSYRAFVNDVQLSTWGGLMGQYPSRLFVLPLSQVIDEYTKTELRSLASVPLKLTRSEIESLVRHAAEMHWSYDGNYYFVSNNCAVENLKLLRSGTGNPKLGDLDSIVPNGLLQVLEGRGMADGSVLDDPKEALRRGYRFDSYRDRYAAMFKVLKQHLDIPQTTVESWLEQSAADRRAWFAKADLRTSAALLLLEQASYRRQLLLAQDEVKQKYLGARELKNGGMDNANKTLQQILANSGFLSRPAELLGADGYGLPQGPEMQRLQSESKQRQAQLLSLSVDLDKEVRKLLTPERQAEITANEDNLKQIGEHLRALHKAAGGLEL
- a CDS encoding TerC family protein, which produces MEWLTNPEIWVAFFTLTALEIVLGIDNIIMISILVSRMPKHMQKRTRLFGLALAMVTRILLLLSITWVMRLTADLFVVFGQGISGRDLILFFGGLFLIWKSSQEIYQGMEGEEEGDGTPGGKGGNFLYTIVQIAIIDIVFSLDSVITAVGMVSHVPVMIAAIVVAVLVMMLCAGVISDFIDKHPSLKMLALSFLMVVGTVLIAESFDIHVPKGYVYFAMAFSLAVEAINIKMRTSHAKKKKAE